A genomic region of Pelodiscus sinensis isolate JC-2024 chromosome 17, ASM4963464v1, whole genome shotgun sequence contains the following coding sequences:
- the WNT8A gene encoding protein Wnt-8a isoform X3 has protein sequence MKSNTFIIFTSLGIYSAIFNTSAWSVNNFLMTGPKAYLTYSTSVAVGAHSGIEECKHQFTWERWNCPESALQLSTHNRLRSATRETSFVHAISSAGVMYTLTRNCSMGDFDNCGCDDSRNGRVGGRGWVWGGCSDNVEFGERISKLFVDALETGQDARALMNLHNNEAGRIAVKATMKRTCKCHGVSGSCSIQTCWLQLAEFREIGNYLKIRYDQAQKLEMDKRRMRAGNSADSRGATAETFSMVLATELVFLEDSPDYCVRNASLGLHGTEGRECLQSGKNLSQWERRSCRRLCTECGLKVEEKRTEIVTSCNCKFHWCCLVKCQQCKQVVTKHYCSRRDGTSPNNTRRRNRGHKR, from the exons ATGAAGAGCAACACCTTTATCATCTTCACAAGCCTTGGGATCTATTCTGCCATTTTCAACACATCAGCATG GTCTGTGAACAACTTTCTGATGACCGGGCCAAAG GCATATCTGACCTACTCCACCAGCGTGGCTGTGGGGGCCCACAGTGGAATTGAAGAATGCAAACACCAGTTCACCTGGGAGCGCTGGAACTGCCCAGAAAGTGCCCTTCAGCTCTCCACTCACAACAGACTGCGGAGTG CTACCAGAGAAACCTCTTTTGTTCATGCTATCAGCTCAGCTGGAGTCATGTACACGCTcaccagaaactgcagcatgggagaCTTTGACAACTGTGGCTGTGATGATTCAAGGAATGGCCGTGTAG GTGGCCGAGGATGGGTCTGGGGAGGCTGCAGTGATAATGTGGAATTTGGCGAGAGAATTTCCAAACTATTTGTGGATGCTTTGGAAACCGGACAAGATGCCAGAGCTTTAATGAATCTGCATAACAATGAAGCAGGGAGAATT GCTGTGAAGGCAACAATGAAGAGGACGTGTAAGTGCCACGGGGTATCCGGCAGCTGCAGCATCCAGACCTGTTGGCTCCAGCTTGCTGAGTTTCGAGAAATTGGGAATTATCTGAAGATCAGATATGACCAGGCCCAGAAGCTGGAGATGGACAAGAGGAGGATGAGAGCGGGGAACAGCGCTGACAGCCGGGGGGCCACGGCAGAGACTTTCAGCATGGTGCTAGCCACAGAACTGGTCTTCCTGGAGGACTCTCCTGATTACTGTGTCAGGAATGCCAGCCTGGGCCTGCATGGCACGGAGGGACGGGAATGCCTGCAAAGTGGCAAGAACCTGTCTCagtgggagaggaggagctgcaggaggctctgCACCGAGTGCGGCCTGAAAGTGGAGGAGAAGAGGACTGAAATTGTCACCAGCTGCAACTGCAAGTTCCACTGGTGCTGCCTGGTGAAATGCCAGCAGTGCAAGCAAGTGGTCACTAAGCATTACTGCTCCAGAAGAGATGGCACCTCTCCCAACAACACCCGGCGGCGGAACAGGGGGCACAAGAGATAA
- the WNT8A gene encoding protein Wnt-8a isoform X1, translating into MPHFRKDCTIGAEGYFGRSVNNFLMTGPKAYLTYSTSVAVGAHSGIEECKHQFTWERWNCPESALQLSTHNRLRSATRETSFVHAISSAGVMYTLTRNCSMGDFDNCGCDDSRNGRVGGRGWVWGGCSDNVEFGERISKLFVDALETGQDARALMNLHNNEAGRIAVKATMKRTCKCHGVSGSCSIQTCWLQLAEFREIGNYLKIRYDQAQKLEMDKRRMRAGNSADSRGATAETFSMVLATELVFLEDSPDYCVRNASLGLHGTEGRECLQSGKNLSQWERRSCRRLCTECGLKVEEKRTEIVTSCNCKFHWCCLVKCQQCKQVVTKHYCSRRDGTSPNNTRRRNRGHKR; encoded by the exons GTCTGTGAACAACTTTCTGATGACCGGGCCAAAG GCATATCTGACCTACTCCACCAGCGTGGCTGTGGGGGCCCACAGTGGAATTGAAGAATGCAAACACCAGTTCACCTGGGAGCGCTGGAACTGCCCAGAAAGTGCCCTTCAGCTCTCCACTCACAACAGACTGCGGAGTG CTACCAGAGAAACCTCTTTTGTTCATGCTATCAGCTCAGCTGGAGTCATGTACACGCTcaccagaaactgcagcatgggagaCTTTGACAACTGTGGCTGTGATGATTCAAGGAATGGCCGTGTAG GTGGCCGAGGATGGGTCTGGGGAGGCTGCAGTGATAATGTGGAATTTGGCGAGAGAATTTCCAAACTATTTGTGGATGCTTTGGAAACCGGACAAGATGCCAGAGCTTTAATGAATCTGCATAACAATGAAGCAGGGAGAATT GCTGTGAAGGCAACAATGAAGAGGACGTGTAAGTGCCACGGGGTATCCGGCAGCTGCAGCATCCAGACCTGTTGGCTCCAGCTTGCTGAGTTTCGAGAAATTGGGAATTATCTGAAGATCAGATATGACCAGGCCCAGAAGCTGGAGATGGACAAGAGGAGGATGAGAGCGGGGAACAGCGCTGACAGCCGGGGGGCCACGGCAGAGACTTTCAGCATGGTGCTAGCCACAGAACTGGTCTTCCTGGAGGACTCTCCTGATTACTGTGTCAGGAATGCCAGCCTGGGCCTGCATGGCACGGAGGGACGGGAATGCCTGCAAAGTGGCAAGAACCTGTCTCagtgggagaggaggagctgcaggaggctctgCACCGAGTGCGGCCTGAAAGTGGAGGAGAAGAGGACTGAAATTGTCACCAGCTGCAACTGCAAGTTCCACTGGTGCTGCCTGGTGAAATGCCAGCAGTGCAAGCAAGTGGTCACTAAGCATTACTGCTCCAGAAGAGATGGCACCTCTCCCAACAACACCCGGCGGCGGAACAGGGGGCACAAGAGATAA
- the WNT8A gene encoding protein Wnt-8a isoform X2 — protein MTGPKAYLTYSTSVAVGAHSGIEECKHQFTWERWNCPESALQLSTHNRLRSATRETSFVHAISSAGVMYTLTRNCSMGDFDNCGCDDSRNGRVGGRGWVWGGCSDNVEFGERISKLFVDALETGQDARALMNLHNNEAGRIAVKATMKRTCKCHGVSGSCSIQTCWLQLAEFREIGNYLKIRYDQAQKLEMDKRRMRAGNSADSRGATAETFSMVLATELVFLEDSPDYCVRNASLGLHGTEGRECLQSGKNLSQWERRSCRRLCTECGLKVEEKRTEIVTSCNCKFHWCCLVKCQQCKQVVTKHYCSRRDGTSPNNTRRRNRGHKR, from the exons ATGACCGGGCCAAAG GCATATCTGACCTACTCCACCAGCGTGGCTGTGGGGGCCCACAGTGGAATTGAAGAATGCAAACACCAGTTCACCTGGGAGCGCTGGAACTGCCCAGAAAGTGCCCTTCAGCTCTCCACTCACAACAGACTGCGGAGTG CTACCAGAGAAACCTCTTTTGTTCATGCTATCAGCTCAGCTGGAGTCATGTACACGCTcaccagaaactgcagcatgggagaCTTTGACAACTGTGGCTGTGATGATTCAAGGAATGGCCGTGTAG GTGGCCGAGGATGGGTCTGGGGAGGCTGCAGTGATAATGTGGAATTTGGCGAGAGAATTTCCAAACTATTTGTGGATGCTTTGGAAACCGGACAAGATGCCAGAGCTTTAATGAATCTGCATAACAATGAAGCAGGGAGAATT GCTGTGAAGGCAACAATGAAGAGGACGTGTAAGTGCCACGGGGTATCCGGCAGCTGCAGCATCCAGACCTGTTGGCTCCAGCTTGCTGAGTTTCGAGAAATTGGGAATTATCTGAAGATCAGATATGACCAGGCCCAGAAGCTGGAGATGGACAAGAGGAGGATGAGAGCGGGGAACAGCGCTGACAGCCGGGGGGCCACGGCAGAGACTTTCAGCATGGTGCTAGCCACAGAACTGGTCTTCCTGGAGGACTCTCCTGATTACTGTGTCAGGAATGCCAGCCTGGGCCTGCATGGCACGGAGGGACGGGAATGCCTGCAAAGTGGCAAGAACCTGTCTCagtgggagaggaggagctgcaggaggctctgCACCGAGTGCGGCCTGAAAGTGGAGGAGAAGAGGACTGAAATTGTCACCAGCTGCAACTGCAAGTTCCACTGGTGCTGCCTGGTGAAATGCCAGCAGTGCAAGCAAGTGGTCACTAAGCATTACTGCTCCAGAAGAGATGGCACCTCTCCCAACAACACCCGGCGGCGGAACAGGGGGCACAAGAGATAA